Sequence from the Mustela erminea isolate mMusErm1 chromosome 8, mMusErm1.Pri, whole genome shotgun sequence genome:
GAACTTGCCCTTGGAGACTGAGTGGCCTGAGGCAGTCATGCCGTGAGCAAGCCTTGATCACAGGGAGACATGGCGTGGGGTCGGCCAGGCCTGGTTTGGAGCCACGCTAAACCAGGGGCTCAGAATCGAATGGAAAGATGAATGCGCCTGTCATTATAGTAAGTGACTACACTTCAGTGTGAAAGGTGCCACAGTGACATATTTCTGGACAGCTGGGGGTAATGAGAGGAGAGAGTAATTAATTTGTAATGCAGAACCGGAAGTGAGGGCCCAgagaggaggtgacatctgagcgGTCTCGGAGAACGAGCAGGAACTCGCCAGGCAGCAGACGGAAGGAGAATTGGACGCTGGGTTTCTCTTCCTCCCAACACTCAAACAGCGTGGACGGCAGGGAAGGTCCGTCTTTCCGACGACAGGAACCAACCGATAATCGACCAGAAGCATAAACAGAGCCATACGGCGTGCACTGGAATTGGGTGCGCTGATACTACGGAAATAAAGCCAGAAGGTTTGGGCAAGGCTCTAGACGGAGATCAGCGAGACATGCCCGTTCTCTGGGCTTGTTCTCTCGTCTGTAAAAGACAGgggttagggggaaaaaatgcaaagcaatCATTCTCTCTCATCAGTTCTGTGGTTCTAGTCCTTTCCTAACTCTGATCCTCCCAAAGTTAAAGGGACTCCATTCCGTTGGGTGTTCCTCATCTGTCTCCCAAGACCTTTATCCACACATGCGCCTTCCTTTGCAGGAATTCGACTTGCTAAAAGTCCACTTTGAAAAGGTCTCTTGTGCTTTTATGAAGACCTTGTGCTCCAGCTGGGACAGCCCAAGGCTTCATCCGCAGTTTCCATCACATCCAAAGTTCAAGGTCTATTTCAcatcaaattttaattaattcatccATGTACCATGTAATATGAGTTTATGCAATTGATTGAACCtaaatgtgggacttgaccctcATTCACGTCcagtttatctttgtattcctGGAAACATCTAGCATAGTTAGTCAACAGATACTCtgaactgatttttgttttgcgTTTTGTTTTAGGGCATTGACCCACCTTCACAAaagctttttgaattttttattattcttctatTCTACAACCCTTAAGCTTTTGTACTTTAAAGAGTAATTTGAGGTGTGTTAAAAAGACACCAGACTCAGAATGGAGTCACTTATAGCTCTGAGTCCCCAAACTGAGCTATAACTTATTGCAGTTTTGGTTCTCCCAGAAACCGAATCTTAAACCCATCAGTCAGGAATGGCCTGACCAGCACTGGTTGGGTAGTCTGCCTGATgggcccctgcccttccccaaggGAAAGTACACCAGCCAACCTGCTGTTTGCCGCTTGTTTTTGTTCCCTTCTGGCTGTAAAAGTCTTTCATGTCCTACAGCCCCTTGGAGCTCCTTTCTTCCCACCAGATGGATGCTGCCTCATTCAAATCCATGTTTGTTCTGATAaagtcttaaatttttaatatgcctcaaTTTATCTTTTAACAAATGAGAACCTTGATTGTCTCACAAAGCTTTGTGCTTTCTGTAGTCAAAGAGAGTGTTTTTGTGTCCATAATGCATGTCACCTGCCAAAGAGAGTGATCAGCggtctgctgccagccttctCCATCAACCAGTAACGGAGTCCCGCTGATAACCAAGCTGACCAGGCAAAGGTCACAAAGAACACTGAAGGCAAAAAAGACGGTCCTGAAtgtgtacatttaaaaacattccaaATCGTAATAGTCTTTTCAATGGGGGATTCAAAGGTACAAATCCTGCACAGAGTAAGAGCAGTAACATTCCCGAATTTCCCTGTCAGTTACTCTGGCCCAGGACCCCGCTGATGTTAAGTACAGAGTTGAGTCTGAAATTTCACATCAGGCTACCTTGCTTTCTGTAAagatttttggggtgcctggtggtgcagtcggttgagtgtcaaactcttggtttcggctcaggtagtgatctcagggtcctgagacggagccccatatcagggtctgtgctcagcagggagcctgcttgtgattcttccctcttcctctgctccctccactcgtgctctctttttctctttaaaataaataagtggagaCGTGGACTCCTCGCTGAGTTGCGAGCCTGGTGCGgaactccaccccaggaccctgggagcatgacctgagccgaaggcagacatttaaccaactgagccaccgaggcgccccaaaaaatggattttagaaTTTGTCGTGAACCAGCTTGTTCGAGACAGCTTCTGCGGGCTTAGGGGGAAAGACCGTCTGACTACAGCAGCGGCGGAGCGGAAAACATTGAGAACCAGGAGCCCCGTCCTCCGTTTTGGTCCTGGATGTCATGTTCACTCCGGAAGCTGAGCTCGTGCCCCGAAGATCCCATGTCAGAGGCAGTAAGgggtgccctcccctccccctcagcagATGGAGAGGTTTAAAGAGGTGGAGCCAAGAGGAACGAAGGACTCTGATGCCTGTATTTTCCAgccatttttttctgtgcttttcaaaAACTGCAGGAGTGACTGCCTGGAAATAGACCATTCTAACAGATGTCTGGTTGCTCTTGACTCTTTTCAGATTTAATCTGGTAAGGGCCTGCCGTAGAGACAGGACACAGTGGCCCACAATGCACAGGGCCaaccgaaagaaaaaaaaaaaaccaacctgaaGGGGCAGGGCAAGAAGTGAGATCCAAATAGCCTCAGACAGTAAAGGGCTctgtgtaatttctttcttttttttttcaaaaggggAACTAAATCAGGAGCCTGGTACTTGTGctaatcttctttctttcctttttctcttctccctcaggaAGGAAGCCATTCAGGCGACAAGCAGGCTCTTATCCCTGCTTCTTATCATTAACCAGCCGAGCCTGTGCTGGAAATGAGATTCAGGGCCGCCACCGGGAAAGGCTGCTTCCTTAATTGAGCGTTTCCCTTTTGAAGTCCTGTCTCCCCGGCGGGGCCTGGAGCTGGCTGGGTCTCCCTGGCCAAGATCACTGGTGTGTCATCTCTCGCACACCAGAAGCAGATGCTCCCGACAAGGAGCTTTTTCTGAAAGGCCTTTAATAAGATTTCTCTGTCCTCCACGTGtcgggcaggcagagggaggaacagtTTTCAGAAAAGCCACTGATCAAAGGGTTCAAGGTTTTCGGTGTTCTGGGGCTTTCCTGCCAGATGCTCTGGTTCAGAATCTGTGGTTCCAGGGGGCACGCTCAGCGCCCTGAGAGGGCTCGCTTTCCCGTCCCTTGCCCTGCTTCCCTGCCCTGACCCCACGGGCTTCAGGTTCCTTCCACTCGTGGAAATTGAAATTAGTGTTCTTTGAGATTTCTTGACCtattctgggctttttttttttttaatttgacagagatcacaagcaggcagagagagagagagggggaagcaggctccctgctgagcagagagcccgatgcggggctcgatcccaggaccctgagatcatgacctgagccgaaggcagaggctgaacccactgagccacccaggcgcccgtattcTGGGCTATTTCAGAGCCGAGAAGCCGCTGGGAGCTCTGCAGGGGACTTGGGGCAGGGGCCGTTTCACAAGCCCAGCCACGCTCCCAGGACGCGGCGTTAGTGACGCTCCGAGTCCCAGCGTCGTCGGGGAAGGAGGCGAGAGCGAGCGTGAGGACCGGGTCGTCCTGCGGGTTAGAGAACTGAGACGTGCGAGGCCCGAGCACGCGCGCCCCGAAGGCCCGGGAGCGTTTATTCTGACTTTATGACCATCGTGGTGGCCACGAGGCCCGCAGCCAAGGGACCGACGGGCGGAGCCTCGCCCGGTGCTTAGGACCGAAGCCGAAGGGCCGGGGCTGTGTCCGCCCGTCCGACGGGTCCCACGTGCGGGGACACGCGGGGACAAGGTCACCCCATCCCGTGACGCCGTCTCCGTCTCGCTCGCTCCCGCCCTgccgtcccctcccccatcttcacGGGCCCCGCGGCCCCTCCGTCCCTTCACGCTCTGTCCCCTCGGATACTCGGTCCCCCGCTTCGGCGAAACCCCAAACCCGACCGACCTAACCGCGCGGATCGTCCCCGTCTGTCCCGGACGCTGAGTCCGACGACAAGCGCGAGGCCCAACGCAGGCCCGCGGCACCGGGGTGACAGCGGCGGGACGTCACCGTGTGTCCCCGCTGCCCGGGGCCGCGTCCCCGCCTTCTCGGCACCAGACGGGCCCGTCGGTCACTGGGCGGAGCGAGACGTCCCGGCGAGCGACCCCGGCCCGCGGCGGCTCCGTCCCCGCGTCCTCCTGTCCCGCCGCCGGCGCCGGACACGCCGCTCCCCCGCGCTCCGGGTCCCCGTCCGGCGTCCCGGCCTCCGCCAGGCGCCCCGAGAGCACCGGGCTGCGTCCCTCCCGCTCGCGATGCGCCGTCCTGCGGGTCCTTCGTCCCGGCCGCGGCCCTCGCGGTGTCCGTCCCCGTGGCCGGGATCCCGGGCGCCTCCGGTGCGACCCCGCCGCGCTGGCTCCGGCCTCGCCCCGCCTCCGGCCGCACCTGCCGCCACGTCGGGTCACTCTTCCCGGGCGCAGCACCGACCGGCCGCGGCGTTTCTGTTCGCGCCCGCGGCTGCCCTCGGGGTCGCCGGGCCGCGCTCCAGCCGGTCCTCCGCGTCCTCCCGTCGCGCCGCAGCCCCGGTGCAGGCGGCCCTCCCCGAGTCCGCTGTCGCCTGCGCACGGGCGGTCCCCGGGGTCGCCGCAGCCTCCCCGCCCTCCGCCCGCGCCGCCTCCTGTCCCCGCGCGGCTGCGACCGCACCGCTGCAGCCCGGCCGCGCTCCGAGGTCCGCCGCTCGTCCCCGCCCGCACGTGTCCGCTGACGGGGCGCCCGGGCGCCCGAAGTCACCATCGGGCCACCGAGTCTCAtggctcctccccatccccatgtCCCCTCCCCCATAAAGTCGCCCCTAAAGACGGGCGGTTCCTGCCCGGGCCGCTCGCTCAGACGCTCCCGCAGACGTTGACCCCCGACACCGCGCAGGTCCGGAGCCTCTGTCCGGCCTCATCCCAGCAgcgccgccccgcgccccggTGCGTCTCCCACGTCGCTTCCAGAGAAACACTTCCCGACCCCGATTCACTGGACCGTCGCTTCGGTCCTTGGTGGCCTCCTTCTCTAAAACCCCACATGGCGGGTCCCCAGGGCGAAGGCACGACCGCAGCCCTCCCGGGTGACAGGTCATTGCATCAAGGGTTGTAAGTGCTCCAGCCGGTCCAGTTAGAGTCTCCTCAGAACTTACACTGAGGTCCCAGAAGATTCTAGACCATCAAGTCAACACTCAGATTAAATGAGCGTCCTCTGGGTGATTTAAATGttcttctttatccttccttgtgtttttttaaaatttactttttatttattttcagcataacagtattcattatttttgcaccacacccagtgctccgtgcaatccgtgtcctctctaatacccaacacctggttcccccaacctccgcaccccccccccgccccttcaaaaccctcagattgtttttcagagtccatagtctttcatggttcacctccccttccaatttccctcaactcccttctcctctctaactccccttgtcctccatgctatttgttatgctccacaaataagtgaaaccataggataattggctctctctgcttgacttatttcactcagcataatctcttccagtcccatccatgttgctacaaaagttgggtattcgtcctttctgatggaggcataatactccatagtgtatatggaccacatcttccttatccattcgtccgttgaagggcatcttggttctttccacagtttggcaaccatggccattgctgctataaacattggggtacagatggcccttcttttcactacatctgtatctttggggtaaatacccagtagtgcaattgcagggtcatagggaagttctattctatcctgcctagagcaatctatacttttaatgccattctgatcaaaattccaccggtatttttcaaagagctggagcaaataatccaaaaatttgtatggaatcagaagagaccccaaatcgctaaggaaatgttgaaaaacaaaaataaaacgctacctgatttcaagctttactacaaagctgtgatcaccaagacagcatggtactggcataaaaacagacacatagaccagtggaacagaatagagagcccagatatggaccctcaactctatgggcaaataatctttgacaaaacaggaaaaaatatacagtggaaaaaagatagtctcttcaataaatggtgcttggaaaactaggcagctatatgtagaagaatgaaactcgaccattctcttacaccgtacactttaaagataaactcaaaatggataaaagacctcaatgtgagacaggaatccatcagaatcctagaggagaacataggcagtaatctctttgatatcagccccagcaacttctttcaagatacgtctccaaaggcaaaggaaacaaaagcgaaaatgaacttttgggacttcatcaagatcaaaagcttctgcacagcaaaggaaacagtcaagaaaacaaagaggcaacccacggaatgggagaagatatttgcaaatgacagtacagacaaaaggttgatattcaggatctataaagaactcctcaaactcaacacacacaaaacagacaatcatatcaaaaaatgggcagaagatatgaacagacacttctccaatgaagacatacaaatggctatcagacacatgaagaaatgttcatcatcactagcccaagcaggttcaaattaaaaccacattgagatatcaccttacaccagttagaatggccaaaattagcaagataggaaacaacatgtgttggagaggatgcggagaaaggggaaccctcttccactgttggtgggaatgcaagttggtgcagcctctttggagaacagtgtggagattcctcaggaaattaaaaatagaacttccttgtggtttttaaactgaaaaaaaaaaatgcaaaaaggaaacttgaaaacCTTCTtgctggttttaaaataaaaattctcagatTTGGCCTCTGTAGTCTCAAGTCAATTCTCATTTGGTTGCTTACTTATGCAAAGCAAGAAGTACAGCTTGGCCATAAACAATAGTATTTACTTTACCTTGTCTGGACATTCTCAGGTCCCAGGAATTGAGGAGTTCCGCCTCttcattgtctctctttctttcctcctctctttcttgtgGTCCTCTGGTTGAATCTCGGAACTTCCAGGAGGCAGCAGTAGTGCCTGATTGAAAGTTTGGGTTTTGGAGGTCAACAGATAACCAGACTAACTTTACCCCCAACAGGTGACCGAGGGCAATCTTTGTGTCTCAGGTTCTTCCTGTGTAAAATAGGATGATAATGCCTATGCCACGGGGTTGTGGTCAAGTTCAAATGGCACCGTGTACCGAGGACTTGGCACAGATTAAGTGTGCAATaagcaatattaaaataaatgtattctgtCAGTTTGCTGGGGTCTCATCATTCTTAATCCCCTCCGCCTGTTCCTCCATCCGTCTTGGCTCTAACAGTCCTCTTTTCTAAGAACAGCGACTCTGAAGCCTGGATACGGAAATGACCCTACTTTCCCTGCACACACTGGGCCCAGGCAGAGAACGAAGTAGAACTTGAGTCTTTCAGGAAGTGGTTTTCATCCTAGACTAAGATTCCAAGGAGACACTGAGGCACAGCAGAGTGACCGTGCGTGGCGGCGGCTCCCACCAGCCCAGCAGAGTGACCGTGCGTGGCAGCGGCTCCCACCAGCCCTCCAGCCTGACCTCCCACCCGCTTCCTCCTGGCTCGCTGTCTTCCAGTTACCCTGTCCTATGTGTTCTTCCATACCCACCCCGAATGTCCCCGCCCAAAGGCCTTCCCTCCTCCGGTTCCCCCTGACTGGAAAGTCCTTTCTCCTAGGTCTCACCTGGCTGGCTTCTTGTCTTCATTAAGTTTGTCACCTAAATATCAGCCAGGCCTTCCCTGTAGGCTATCGAACACAGCTTCCTTCCCTGGGTCGTCTCTGTCGCCCAACGCAGTGCCTATCGCTATCTATGCTACTCCTAGGCTACTTGTTGGCTTACTGGGATGTAGGCTAATGAGGATAGGCTCTTTGAATTATTCTTTGCTAGTGCCTGGTAAGATGCCTGAAATACAATAGGCATTTGATAAACATTTGTAGCCATCTAAATAGAATGATAGAACAACTTCCATAGCATATGTAAGCAATATAAGTGATTAGATAAAAGTGTAATCACTTATATAGCCCACATGAGCTTAGGGGCATGGGAGAGACGATGGGTTtgtactgattaaaaaaaagaggggcgcctgggtagctcagtgggttaaaacctctgccttcggctcaggtcatgatctcagggtcctgggatcgagccccgcatcgggctctctgctcagcgggaaccctgTCCCCTCGCTcccttcttgcctctctgcctacttgtgatctctgggtgCTGCTGAGTTGTGTtgttaataaacaaatttaaaaaaaaaaaaaggtgatccAAGAGTAGGAATTGTCAGGGAGAAGTCATGTAGCCTAGAATGAATAAGAGAAGTGTAGGTGACTCGCACAAAACTGCTCTCCTGAAGAAGAAGTGATGAagagatggtgatggtggtggcggCTGTGGCCGTGAACTCAGACTGCCATGTACGGCTGTATATGTCGTGTACCACACAAGATGTATCACATCTGAAGTGTCATTCACCTGGGGAAGTTTTCAGGCATgatttcttctgctgctttttctcttccccctttctgGCACTCTCATTATGCTTATGTTGCTGCACGTAAAGATGTGTCATATTTCTCTGAGGCTCTGTCAGTTTTCCAGCATtctagtttttctcttctttggattGTATAATTACAATCTATTGTAATAACCTCTATTCATCTAACTCAAGTTTGCTAATTCTGTATTTGCCCAGCTCAAATCTACTGTTGAGTACCTCTAGCGAATTGTTCCTTGCAGTTACTGCACTTTTCAATGTGAGAATTgccatttagttattttttaataatttctctttagtAACATTTTGTATTTGATGAAACGTGGTCCTcatgtgttccttttcttctttaaacgtgGTTCCCTTTAGCTCTTTGAAAATCCACGTAACAGTGGGTTTGAAGTCTTTGTTTAATTCAACATCTGGGTCCTATCAAAGGCAATTTTGTTGCCCGCTCTTTCCCCCCTGTTTGGTTacactttcctctttctttgccgGTCTCATAATCTTCTGCTGAGAACTGGCACTTTAGGTCATGCACTGTCCCTACCgatccccttccctcttctccggGGATCCCTTCTGTGAGGCGCTGCTTCATTTACTTCGTGACGGGTACTTGGACTCCTGTCTGTCTCCCCGTCTGTCCGTGTCTGTCTCCAGAGGGTGGAGACGAGCGGGGAGCGCGCACCGTCCCCTGGAACGACAGTGCTCTTACAGCGAGACCCTCTGTGTCTCTGGTGTCTCTGTGACACGGCCGCCTCCGCTGGTACCTCACCCAGCATGTCACCGGCCCTGGGGACCTGCCGTCCCCGGCTGACTGACGGGTCGTGCCCTACAGTGCGGGCTGTGCAGTCACTCTGCAGGGTGATCCAGTCAGGGCCTGGCCCTTGTGCGGGGCCGTGTTGGGGATTGTCCTGACCCCAGCAGGCTGCGTCTCAGGTGTCTCCTTCCTTGGTTTTCGCCGGCGACCTCCATGACCTACCATGCAGCTTGtagctcttcttcttcttcttcttcttttaagattttatttatttatttgagagacagagatcacaagtaggcagagaggcaggcagagagagaggaggaagcaggctccctgctgagcagagagcctg
This genomic interval carries:
- the LOC116596963 gene encoding translation initiation factor IF-2-like, whose translation is MRLGGPMVTSGARAPRQRTRAGGDERRTSERGRAAAVRSQPRGDRRRRGRRAGRLRRPRGPPVRRRQRTRGGPPAPGLRRDGRTRRTGWSAARRPRGQPRARTETPRPVGAAPGKSDPTWRQVRPEAGRGRSQRGGVAPEAPGIPATGTDTARAAAGTKDPQDGASRAGGTQPGALGAPGGGRDAGRGPGAHHDGHKVRINAPGPSGRACSGLARLSSLTRRTTRSSRSLSPPSPTTLGLGASLTPRPGSVAGLVKRPLPQVPCRAPSGFSALK